In one window of Poriferisphaera corsica DNA:
- a CDS encoding tetratricopeptide repeat protein, whose protein sequence is MSGSHRERSAANFCYRLRTILRTSLIATCLSATLFATPALLHAQSSAELQQFRFAYKLMQRGETDLAEEAFDQYIDEFPQGDKLGDAMYYRAVLFQHEGKSAEAARVLSRIETTKLVPEGAVNLLKGQVMLDQKWYDDALATLEKVNVAKLKPGAAAAALYLKGRAYRGAGNMQAAAEALRQCANLESKVQVRAMIELSRVLVKLDQTPEAITTLEQSLALNSMEYEAEAARMAGDLSYRIGNYDQAVGFYDLVLKEHQTSDQFGPSVLGMLWSHHAAGRYELVLKKLESTKDLLSEADLGEAYYVAGASSAAADHHEQAVQLLDHALTLVGKGIMEEKVLYRLAVSQFELGWLGEMKTTVAKLKASYKDSDLLTDAMYLIAVAEAEQGDAAAGAAKLTEMIDKGDTNPYYHQAVLRRARLYETNNELDAASADYKRYVQAGSLDNPAVMRAALKYVDLRYQLEDYAEAEAVTQSMLDLRFTDDTTPAMTLEPAIEQEAMFRLMLAQIKLSKLQDAINTLNNLESNHPLHAYRTYGTYYRGLLLMSTGQKTEAIEPLKKASSFETLPTELRTNALRLLGVYYRQLEETDAATQTLASIESLTGKDSLQEDELLFLAEELQDAARQDTNKRERALSYLNLLITSGESDQSQISGGAMARALYMRGQIHQDAGELNEAKDSFAYVIALGKGYDLDAQIDLAVVTAEQGQWEKALSELKDLRSSEASHIAAKSLLESARIWRKIAQQRLLDDQPVSARDARREAEKLLKRMVLLYPYQELNPLPQQGYIELASVVRMLENPDGERELLSEVAEKYPESEYATYAKALLAERLGKLGDAQVFTARIANTSDPYLAARVQLLTGRLGALR, encoded by the coding sequence ATGAGCGGTTCTCACCGTGAGCGCTCTGCCGCTAACTTCTGTTACAGGCTACGAACCATTTTGCGCACCTCTCTCATCGCAACCTGCCTCTCCGCAACACTCTTCGCAACCCCTGCCCTACTCCATGCGCAAAGCAGTGCCGAACTACAACAATTCCGCTTCGCCTATAAACTCATGCAACGCGGCGAAACCGATCTCGCCGAAGAAGCATTTGACCAATACATCGACGAATTCCCCCAAGGCGACAAACTCGGCGACGCCATGTACTACCGCGCCGTCCTCTTCCAACACGAAGGTAAATCCGCCGAAGCCGCACGCGTACTCTCACGCATCGAAACGACAAAACTTGTCCCAGAAGGCGCCGTCAATCTCCTCAAAGGCCAAGTCATGCTCGATCAAAAGTGGTATGACGATGCACTCGCCACACTCGAAAAAGTCAATGTCGCAAAACTAAAACCCGGCGCAGCCGCAGCTGCCCTCTACCTCAAAGGCCGCGCCTACCGCGGCGCCGGCAACATGCAGGCCGCAGCCGAAGCACTCCGCCAATGCGCCAACCTCGAATCTAAAGTTCAAGTCCGCGCCATGATCGAGCTCTCACGTGTCCTCGTGAAACTCGACCAAACCCCCGAAGCAATTACCACACTCGAACAATCACTCGCGCTCAACTCAATGGAATACGAAGCCGAAGCCGCACGCATGGCCGGCGACCTCTCCTACCGCATCGGTAACTACGACCAAGCTGTCGGCTTCTACGATCTCGTACTCAAAGAACACCAAACCTCCGACCAGTTCGGCCCATCCGTTCTCGGCATGCTCTGGTCTCACCACGCCGCAGGACGATACGAACTCGTACTTAAAAAACTAGAATCCACCAAAGACCTGCTCTCCGAAGCAGACCTCGGTGAAGCCTACTATGTCGCAGGCGCATCCTCCGCCGCCGCCGACCATCACGAGCAAGCCGTCCAACTTCTCGACCATGCCCTCACCCTCGTCGGCAAAGGCATCATGGAAGAAAAAGTCCTCTACCGACTTGCCGTCAGTCAATTCGAACTCGGTTGGCTCGGCGAAATGAAAACGACCGTCGCCAAACTCAAAGCCTCCTACAAAGACTCCGACCTACTCACCGATGCCATGTACCTCATCGCCGTCGCTGAAGCCGAGCAAGGCGACGCCGCCGCAGGTGCCGCCAAACTGACCGAAATGATCGATAAGGGCGACACCAACCCCTACTACCATCAAGCCGTCCTTCGTCGCGCTCGCCTCTACGAAACCAACAACGAACTCGATGCCGCCTCCGCCGACTACAAACGCTACGTCCAAGCCGGCAGCCTCGACAACCCCGCCGTCATGCGAGCCGCCCTCAAATACGTTGACCTGCGTTATCAACTCGAAGACTACGCCGAAGCCGAAGCCGTCACTCAATCCATGCTCGACCTCCGCTTCACCGACGACACCACCCCCGCCATGACCCTCGAACCCGCCATTGAGCAAGAAGCCATGTTCCGCCTCATGCTCGCTCAAATCAAACTCAGCAAACTCCAAGACGCCATCAACACACTCAACAATCTCGAGTCTAACCATCCGCTGCACGCCTACCGAACCTACGGCACATACTACCGCGGCCTCCTTCTCATGAGCACTGGCCAAAAAACCGAAGCCATCGAACCACTCAAAAAAGCTTCCAGCTTCGAAACGCTCCCTACAGAACTCCGCACCAATGCCCTGCGACTCCTCGGCGTCTACTACCGGCAACTCGAAGAAACCGACGCCGCCACCCAAACACTCGCTTCCATCGAATCTCTCACAGGCAAAGATTCTCTTCAGGAAGATGAGCTCCTATTCCTTGCTGAAGAACTCCAAGATGCCGCACGACAAGACACCAACAAACGCGAACGCGCACTCAGCTACCTCAATCTCCTAATCACCTCTGGCGAATCAGACCAATCACAAATCTCTGGAGGCGCCATGGCCCGTGCCCTCTACATGCGTGGGCAAATCCACCAAGACGCCGGCGAACTCAACGAAGCCAAAGACTCCTTCGCCTACGTCATCGCACTCGGCAAAGGCTATGACCTCGACGCACAAATTGATCTTGCCGTTGTCACCGCCGAACAAGGCCAATGGGAAAAAGCACTCTCTGAACTCAAAGATCTACGCTCCAGCGAAGCCTCACACATCGCCGCTAAATCACTCCTCGAATCCGCACGCATTTGGCGTAAAATCGCCCAACAAAGACTCCTCGACGACCAACCCGTCTCAGCACGCGATGCCCGCCGTGAAGCCGAAAAACTCCTCAAACGCATGGTTCTTCTCTACCCATATCAAGAACTCAATCCACTCCCACAACAAGGCTACATCGAACTCGCTTCCGTCGTCAGGATGCTCGAAAACCCAGACGGCGAACGCGAATTACTATCTGAAGTCGCTGAAAAATATCCCGAATCTGAATACGCAACCTACGCCAAAGCGCTCCTCGCCGAACGCCTCGGCAAGCTCGGCGACGCGCAAGTCTTCACCGCAAGAATTGCAAACACATCCGACCCATACCTCGCCGCTAGAGTCCAACTTCTCACAGGTCGACTGGGGGCACTACGATGA
- a CDS encoding PEP-CTERM sorting domain-containing protein: MHRKYHYFCRLGLAVLCSMNTSTLAFGYFQGSYGNWTYTSADTGDKTKGVFPYDSVRVHGQIANVSNRVFIDSNSMYWMTNSGNGAGNNTITCTGNTYLQTQIKSGLPFYALNFGNNEHHTPNLTIKTQFGNKSAEMFHVRFQPNSVPIKNREVGLIRNAGGNITFDQDFIGNYELLNFFGYAYSVRALKSSNSDPNNSGNITINNDLLATISTKGYGFSKSFYSQSNFTVGNNFSGSIFTESDHSSAYSIHASGNVDIGNQLTSQITSDGDTDACGIYAGNNMSIANGISGTINALGGDKAHGIYGGNININGIFSGTISAQSGNKQAYGAYANNNFYAKNITGIIQTTASNNSAYGIYAKSLQIDNISGTIKAISNSSNANNTAYAIQSYGNDNDYIVLNTGANIIGDIDLGNDKGTTRGDILHLLGSGSMNYDLHNIETLHVYDEKYSDPELWTLNLANTATSSRNSFVHTEIDGGILRANSNFQTQNLRIMNEGGLSFNLYDPNQDIALNVTKSTRIAGRLILDKEFSVNECAINDQYTLVDGDLIQGNNIDGMFDIIYGTIISDELGLAVLYNHYGNEDIIARVTLLGDANLDNVVDMTDLQIVQTKMSEPYPVAGVWTEGDFNGDTIVNDLDLNIVTANMNLNANDSYSALTLRAIPEPSSLFLLGSAGLLCFRRKRIA, translated from the coding sequence ATGCATCGTAAATATCACTATTTCTGCCGTCTCGGATTAGCTGTATTGTGTTCAATGAATACGAGTACTCTGGCATTTGGCTATTTCCAAGGTTCATATGGCAATTGGACTTACACATCAGCAGATACTGGAGATAAGACAAAGGGCGTTTTCCCATACGATTCAGTCAGGGTTCATGGCCAGATAGCCAACGTATCAAATCGCGTGTTCATAGATTCAAACAGTATGTATTGGATGACCAACAGCGGCAATGGGGCTGGCAATAATACGATTACTTGCACCGGCAATACATATCTTCAAACACAAATTAAATCAGGCCTTCCTTTCTACGCCCTAAACTTTGGCAACAATGAACATCACACCCCAAATCTCACTATAAAAACTCAATTCGGCAATAAATCCGCAGAAATGTTTCACGTCAGATTTCAACCAAATTCTGTACCAATCAAAAATCGTGAAGTGGGTTTAATACGAAATGCAGGTGGCAACATCACATTCGACCAAGACTTTATTGGTAATTATGAGTTGCTTAACTTCTTCGGTTACGCTTACAGCGTTAGAGCTTTGAAATCTAGCAACAGTGACCCGAATAATTCGGGAAACATCACAATTAACAATGATTTACTCGCCACAATCTCTACCAAAGGCTACGGCTTTAGTAAAAGTTTCTACAGCCAATCCAACTTTACTGTTGGAAACAATTTTTCTGGATCAATATTTACCGAATCTGACCATAGCAGTGCATACAGCATTCACGCCTCCGGCAACGTAGATATCGGAAATCAATTAACTAGCCAGATCACATCTGATGGCGATACAGACGCATGTGGGATTTATGCAGGCAACAACATGAGCATCGCCAATGGCATCTCGGGCACAATCAATGCGCTGGGTGGTGATAAAGCACATGGTATTTACGGTGGTAACATCAACATCAATGGAATTTTTTCGGGCACTATTAGCGCACAATCTGGAAATAAACAAGCATATGGTGCTTATGCAAACAATAATTTTTACGCGAAAAACATCACAGGCATTATTCAAACTACTGCAAGCAATAACTCTGCTTATGGCATATACGCCAAATCATTACAAATTGACAACATTAGCGGGACAATCAAAGCCATTTCAAATAGTTCTAATGCAAATAATACTGCTTATGCCATTCAATCATACGGTAACGACAATGATTACATCGTTCTAAATACAGGCGCAAACATCATAGGCGACATTGATCTAGGAAATGACAAAGGTACAACGCGAGGTGATATACTCCACCTCCTAGGCTCTGGATCAATGAATTATGATTTACACAACATTGAGACATTACATGTATACGATGAAAAATACTCAGATCCAGAACTATGGACTCTTAATCTTGCAAATACTGCAACCAGTTCACGAAATTCTTTTGTACATACCGAGATTGACGGTGGCATACTTCGTGCTAATTCTAACTTTCAAACGCAAAATTTGAGAATTATGAATGAAGGCGGGCTTTCTTTCAACCTATATGACCCTAACCAAGATATCGCTTTAAATGTAACTAAGAGTACTAGAATAGCCGGCCGCTTAATATTAGATAAGGAATTTTCTGTAAACGAATGTGCAATAAATGATCAATACACACTTGTTGATGGCGACCTCATTCAAGGAAATAATATTGATGGCATGTTCGATATTATTTATGGTACTATAATATCTGACGAACTAGGTTTGGCAGTATTATACAATCACTATGGTAATGAAGATATTATTGCAAGAGTTACTCTGTTAGGCGATGCTAATCTCGATAATGTCGTGGATATGACCGACCTTCAAATTGTCCAAACGAAAATGAGTGAACCTTACCCTGTCGCAGGTGTTTGGACAGAAGGAGA
- a CDS encoding VWA domain-containing protein, translating into MRKHKPYNPSLLTRLPALALIIGIIATLTLHLGAALYYFDSPLGFVDPALLNSVNGPVRIKRASFDKLIDDYTAGGQSNNPGLNDAPTDLSSQGQELLDNAQIKINETIEQLDMQLRTPDDDNLRIDEQPIELPTFELPNDVLEINDQLIADAGFTDIEDTQFGAEDINTQSSQSYAQSMLSSISGDGALGIGPGNGGIGDNTGYKRIGPAKQVTAERNTAIDSVADSFSDRSSNATDIPIDMLIEAPFEIDDPNELAIFQNAKALDTDFDYLLTRYDGKNEKSYFQVEVSALRTLKKLPTMKKDLVFLVDTSSSIDQEWVNQVMRGIKPSLRMMNPGDRFNIVLFNERIRFFSRTGTVDATPQNIERAEKFLWKTESKGATDVNAALSQMLARDTEPDRVYNIVLVSDGMPTRGVMDTRKLINLITKDNDLNASIYCIGIGNKQNRELLNFLAYRNKGYCLFVEQRGLTMDTVLDLTSRLRFPIIKDLKVNVAGKSVSEVYPINLANIHQNERFSILGRFAKPDNFTIQVLGYNNGQPVDFTLNRDLRNARYGEGQIAYDWAFWKLHHLYSEILRQGMTNDLKLQINKLRNRFKMKTVY; encoded by the coding sequence ATGAGAAAACACAAACCCTACAACCCATCACTCCTCACACGCCTACCCGCACTCGCACTCATCATCGGCATCATCGCCACACTCACACTTCACCTCGGCGCAGCGCTCTACTACTTCGACAGCCCACTCGGCTTCGTCGACCCCGCACTCCTCAACTCCGTCAACGGCCCCGTCCGCATCAAACGCGCATCCTTCGACAAACTCATCGACGACTACACCGCTGGCGGTCAATCCAACAACCCCGGCCTAAACGACGCGCCAACCGACCTCTCCTCGCAAGGCCAAGAACTCCTCGACAACGCGCAAATCAAAATCAACGAAACCATCGAACAGCTCGACATGCAGCTCCGCACCCCCGACGATGACAACCTCCGCATCGACGAGCAACCCATCGAACTACCCACCTTCGAACTTCCTAATGATGTATTAGAAATCAACGATCAACTCATCGCCGATGCTGGCTTCACCGATATCGAAGACACCCAATTCGGCGCCGAAGATATCAATACACAATCCTCGCAGTCATACGCACAATCCATGCTCTCCTCCATCTCCGGCGACGGCGCACTTGGCATCGGGCCCGGCAACGGCGGCATCGGCGACAACACCGGTTACAAACGTATCGGCCCTGCAAAACAAGTCACCGCCGAACGCAACACCGCCATTGATTCCGTCGCAGACTCATTCTCCGATCGCTCCTCAAACGCAACCGACATCCCCATCGATATGCTCATCGAAGCTCCCTTCGAGATCGACGACCCCAACGAACTCGCCATCTTCCAAAACGCCAAAGCGCTCGACACCGACTTCGATTACCTCCTCACCCGCTACGATGGCAAAAACGAAAAATCATACTTCCAAGTCGAAGTCTCAGCTCTTCGCACACTCAAAAAACTCCCCACGATGAAGAAAGACCTCGTCTTCCTCGTCGACACCTCATCCTCAATAGACCAAGAATGGGTCAACCAGGTCATGCGTGGCATCAAGCCCTCACTCCGCATGATGAACCCCGGCGACCGCTTCAATATCGTTCTCTTCAACGAACGCATCCGCTTCTTCTCACGTACCGGCACAGTCGACGCCACGCCCCAAAACATCGAACGTGCAGAAAAATTCCTCTGGAAAACCGAATCCAAAGGCGCAACCGATGTCAACGCAGCGCTCAGCCAAATGCTCGCCCGTGACACCGAACCCGACCGCGTCTATAACATCGTCCTCGTCTCCGATGGCATGCCAACCCGAGGTGTCATGGACACCCGCAAACTCATCAACCTCATCACCAAGGACAATGACCTCAACGCATCTATCTACTGCATAGGCATTGGCAACAAACAAAACCGCGAACTGCTCAACTTCCTCGCCTATCGCAACAAAGGCTACTGCCTCTTCGTCGAGCAACGCGGCCTCACCATGGACACCGTACTCGACCTCACCTCACGCCTCCGCTTCCCCATCATCAAAGACCTCAAAGTCAACGTTGCCGGCAAGTCCGTCTCCGAAGTCTACCCCATCAACCTCGCAAACATCCATCAAAACGAGCGATTCTCAATCCTTGGCCGCTTCGCCAAACCAGACAACTTCACCATCCAAGTCCTCGGCTACAACAACGGCCAACCCGTTGATTTCACACTCAACCGCGACCTCCGCAACGCTCGCTATGGCGAAGGACAAATCGCCTACGACTGGGCCTTCTGGAAGCTCCACCATCTCTACTCTGAAATCCTCCGCCAAGGCATGACCAACGACCTCAAACTCCAGATCAACAAACTCCGCAACCGCTTCAAAATGAAGACTGTCTACTAG
- a CDS encoding beta strand repeat-containing protein, with protein sequence MQTLLTAFCTLALTQGAYAGFKTTNNINWTYDNSNDTHYLDTPNAYLTIEGLISGNPSLAIPDKNFWLNNSYTNNTHLTYTGTTSISTSKKNFTAIKYNTAADKKATNNINGKIVVESSNSGTKLISNEIGNLEFSNAKGSWYVNSTSSNAYGVYSTNDVIFNNDYDAGIHVAGNGYYINGIYSNKELIMNGNFDGTISIESPSGAYNYALYGKDGITIDGYIGSGFAVTGYAANKGMYSLQDIYIGGHFVGFAEVTSTNGSAYSIHAGNDFTLDAQLAALINTRGSSQVVGIRANRYLKINEGMNAEVISNSAGNHTGGLYVDNGDITIGSAATPEGIRGYIHTNVQGNYESDEDYAARFGTTSYSYGINAQDQTSNSFNVGNITIYGNVSGDIDVRSGGKQAYGMIADRNIHIVGDLSGKLNASSNNNEAYGLYALNDITIDGSHTGQTTVSAAGSNASAFYTKSGDINVQGSLGGTISTTSGGQATHSVYSGSDININQNLSANITTTSQSHNTSGLYASDILTIGGDVTGNIVTTSTNGHRSRSLYGGKGISIAGNVSGDITSKGGGGEMRGIMTNNTGSISIGGDLTSDFLIESGGSAHALSSGIDIIVDGEYGGSINTSGSADTHGFRAGQHINIKKGITGSITANSAGDKTSGLYTTNGDITIGSTVANGITGNIYVNTKKESETEEQYTTRLASTVNAYGINAEDQTSNSFNVGNVTIHGPFSGNIDVRTGGKQAYGIRAERDININGNITGTINTDAGSEKSYAISADGDLNINGKYMGTITSKSGAAHAYGFYAGNELLFNQSVLGSITATSGTTNAYGIYADSDLTIQGDLRSEITTQSSGYYTGAVYSKGNLNIHGEVSENIQTTSTNGAYAYGLHGNQSLSVHSVIDGEIIVNSNTAARGLSTYGDLLVNGGIEGDLIITSQGSVEAISAGQKLTLGRLSGEIHAVGTQSVYAIKAGYFDNLIVDNEVNASASNGQAYAIHTASSYNHNETVNINYGVDVYGDIHLGNHNGTGSRDTINFKGYGQYNDDLYGVETININQGSLTSTNHTWKLNLENSETSTRNKFVDVNVNHGKLASNANMTTQNLTIANDGGLSFALTNPTDDIAITVTQNTSLDGSLALELTQTVTDYDLGDSFKLINGSNLSGIFDTIENAMVTETTGLAVLYNHFSGNDLIARFSILGDANLDNVVDMADVNLVQANTGATTTQTWVNGDFNGDGIINDVDMNIVTANYGVDATNIVYNPNGAATALSAIPEPSSLLLLGSAGILLIRRKQSA encoded by the coding sequence ATGCAAACTTTGCTCACTGCATTCTGTACCTTAGCCCTAACACAAGGCGCGTACGCAGGGTTTAAAACAACCAACAACATTAACTGGACTTACGACAATAGCAACGATACCCACTATCTCGATACCCCAAATGCCTACCTAACAATAGAAGGTTTAATATCTGGCAACCCCAGCCTAGCCATACCAGATAAAAACTTCTGGCTTAATAATTCATACACCAATAACACACACCTCACATACACTGGCACGACATCAATCAGCACCAGTAAAAAGAACTTTACCGCGATCAAATACAACACTGCCGCTGACAAAAAAGCAACAAACAATATCAATGGCAAAATTGTTGTTGAATCATCAAATAGCGGCACAAAACTTATCAGTAATGAAATAGGTAACCTAGAGTTCAGCAACGCAAAAGGTAGTTGGTACGTCAATTCAACTTCTAGCAATGCGTATGGAGTCTATTCAACAAACGATGTCATCTTCAACAACGATTATGACGCAGGCATACATGTCGCCGGTAACGGATACTACATTAATGGTATCTATTCGAACAAAGAACTGATCATGAATGGTAATTTCGATGGAACAATCTCAATCGAAAGCCCATCTGGCGCATACAATTACGCCCTATATGGCAAGGACGGCATCACAATCGACGGCTATATAGGTAGTGGTTTCGCCGTCACAGGATACGCCGCCAACAAAGGCATGTACTCATTACAAGATATCTATATCGGTGGTCATTTCGTGGGATTTGCAGAAGTAACCTCAACGAATGGTTCAGCATACTCAATACATGCAGGCAACGATTTCACATTAGATGCCCAATTAGCTGCTCTCATAAATACAAGAGGTTCTTCACAGGTCGTTGGGATCAGAGCAAATCGTTATCTTAAAATTAACGAGGGCATGAACGCAGAAGTCATATCTAACAGTGCAGGCAACCATACAGGCGGTCTTTATGTAGACAACGGTGATATCACCATCGGCTCTGCCGCTACCCCTGAAGGTATCCGCGGTTACATACATACAAACGTGCAAGGTAACTACGAATCCGACGAAGACTATGCCGCTCGTTTTGGTACAACATCATATTCCTATGGCATTAACGCGCAAGACCAAACCAGCAACAGCTTCAATGTTGGCAATATCACAATCTATGGCAATGTCTCAGGCGATATCGATGTACGTTCCGGCGGTAAACAAGCCTATGGCATGATCGCCGACCGAAACATCCACATCGTCGGCGACCTTTCCGGTAAGCTCAACGCAAGCTCAAATAACAACGAAGCCTACGGCCTCTACGCGTTAAACGATATCACCATCGATGGCAGCCATACCGGCCAAACCACGGTCAGCGCGGCAGGCAGTAACGCTTCCGCTTTCTATACCAAATCCGGCGACATCAATGTGCAAGGTTCGCTAGGCGGAACCATCTCAACCACCAGTGGCGGACAAGCAACACACAGCGTTTATTCCGGTTCCGACATCAACATCAATCAAAACCTATCTGCCAACATCACAACCACATCTCAAAGCCACAACACCAGCGGCCTATACGCATCCGACATCCTCACTATCGGCGGCGACGTCACCGGTAATATCGTCACCACCAGCACCAACGGCCACCGCAGCCGCAGCCTCTACGGCGGCAAAGGCATCTCAATTGCTGGCAACGTCTCAGGCGACATCACCTCCAAAGGTGGCGGCGGCGAGATGCGCGGCATCATGACCAACAACACCGGCAGCATCTCAATCGGCGGCGACCTCACCAGTGACTTCCTCATCGAATCAGGCGGCTCCGCCCACGCCCTCTCATCCGGCATCGACATCATCGTCGACGGTGAATATGGCGGCTCAATCAACACTTCCGGATCAGCCGACACACACGGCTTCCGCGCTGGTCAACACATCAACATTAAAAAAGGCATCACAGGCAGCATCACCGCCAACAGTGCCGGCGATAAAACCAGCGGTCTCTACACGACCAACGGTGACATCACCATCGGCTCAACCGTCGCCAACGGCATCACCGGCAACATCTACGTCAACACCAAAAAGGAAAGTGAAACCGAAGAACAATACACCACTCGACTAGCCAGCACGGTGAACGCCTATGGCATCAACGCCGAAGATCAAACCAGCAATAGCTTCAACGTCGGCAACGTCACAATCCACGGCCCCTTCTCCGGTAACATCGACGTCCGCACAGGCGGTAAACAAGCCTACGGCATCCGCGCCGAACGTGACATCAACATCAACGGCAACATCACAGGCACGATCAATACCGATGCAGGCAGTGAAAAATCTTACGCAATTTCCGCTGACGGCGACCTGAATATTAATGGAAAGTACATGGGCACCATCACGTCCAAATCTGGAGCCGCTCATGCATACGGGTTCTATGCCGGCAACGAACTTCTTTTCAATCAGTCAGTACTAGGTTCAATTACGGCAACCAGCGGCACAACTAATGCATACGGCATCTACGCTGATTCGGATCTTACAATTCAAGGCGATTTACGTTCCGAAATCACAACGCAATCTAGTGGCTACTATACAGGCGCTGTTTATAGCAAGGGCAATCTGAATATTCACGGCGAAGTCTCCGAGAATATTCAAACTACCAGCACAAATGGCGCATACGCTTATGGACTACATGGTAATCAATCACTATCAGTTCACAGTGTTATAGATGGCGAAATTATTGTTAACTCAAACACTGCAGCGAGAGGACTATCCACCTATGGTGATCTCTTGGTAAATGGTGGAATTGAAGGTGATTTAATCATTACATCGCAAGGATCCGTTGAAGCAATTAGTGCAGGCCAGAAGCTCACCTTAGGAAGATTAAGTGGTGAAATTCATGCAGTAGGCACCCAAAGCGTCTACGCAATCAAAGCAGGTTATTTTGATAATCTTATTGTTGACAATGAAGTCAATGCATCTGCAAGCAACGGCCAAGCCTACGCAATCCACACCGCCTCCTCTTACAACCACAACGAAACCGTTAATATCAACTATGGCGTCGATGTTTACGGTGACATCCACCTTGGCAATCACAACGGCACCGGCTCACGCGATACAATCAATTTCAAAGGGTATGGCCAATATAATGATGACCTGTACGGCGTCGAAACCATCAACATCAATCAAGGTTCTTTAACGAGTACAAATCATACTTGGAAACTCAACCTAGAAAATTCGGAAACATCGACCCGCAACAAGTTTGTTGATGTGAACGTCAACCACGGCAAACTTGCTTCAAACGCCAACATGACAACACAAAACCTAACAATCGCAAACGACGGCGGTCTCTCCTTCGCACTCACCAACCCTACCGACGATATCGCCATCACTGTCACACAAAACACATCACTCGACGGCAGCCTCGCGCTTGAACTCACTCAAACCGTAACAGATTACGATCTCGGCGACTCATTCAAACTCATCAACGGCAGCAACCTCTCCGGCATCTTCGATACCATTGAAAACGCAATGGTCACTGAAACCACCGGCTTGGCTGTACTCTACAATCACTTCAGCGGCAACGATCTCATCGCCCGCTTCTCAATCCTCGGCGATGCCAATCTCGATAACGTCGTTGACATGGCAGACGTCAATCTTGTCCAAGCAAACACTGGAGCCACTACCACCCAAACCTGGGTCAACGGCGACTTCAATGGCGACGGGATCATCAACGATGTCGATATGAATATCGTGACTGCCAACTACGGTGTAGACGCAACCAACATCGTCTACAATCCAAACGGCGCCGCTACCGCACTTAGCGCAATCCCAGAACCTTCTTCACTCCTCCTCCTCGGCTCCGCCGGCATACTTCTCATTCGTCGTAAACAATCCGCATAG
- a CDS encoding ExbD/TolR family protein has product MGFASESRERAKPVVPLAGMVDILFLLLIFFMTASTLRDQELQMQIALPGSENSQLTANLDAMQTSITVDKFNNIFLGQRQVTMPELRDVLSQLAKDYPNETLVIRGDRESSYGTAIEIIDLAQALGINDVRAAEVKKASAISSLE; this is encoded by the coding sequence ATGGGATTCGCTTCAGAAAGCCGCGAACGCGCTAAACCCGTCGTGCCACTTGCTGGCATGGTCGACATCCTCTTCCTGCTGCTCATCTTCTTCATGACCGCAAGCACACTCCGCGATCAAGAACTCCAGATGCAAATCGCCCTACCCGGCTCAGAAAACTCACAACTCACCGCAAATCTCGACGCCATGCAGACCAGCATCACCGTCGATAAATTCAACAACATCTTCCTCGGTCAGCGCCAAGTCACCATGCCCGAGCTACGTGATGTCCTCTCGCAACTCGCCAAAGACTACCCCAACGAAACGCTCGTCATCCGTGGCGATCGCGAATCTTCCTATGGCACCGCAATCGAAATTATCGACCTCGCCCAAGCACTTGGCATCAACGACGTCCGCGCCGCAGAAGTCAAAAAAGCCTCAGCAATCTCAAGCCTCGAATAA